Genomic DNA from Etheostoma cragini isolate CJK2018 chromosome 7, CSU_Ecrag_1.0, whole genome shotgun sequence:
TGATCACTAATTAGCCATATTTGCTGTACAGATACAACAGTGCCGCCTGGTGATGTGCCATGGCAGCCAGCAGATCAGTGGAAGGTAGAGGTTGGTTTTGCTggtctcttttcctctctctcccagtATGAAGCTGAAGTAGTCGGGGAACTGGACAGATGGTGAGAAGAGAATGATAGACAGGATAAAGGCCACTCTACCTGACGCTGAGCTCGCGCTGTGAGCCATGGAGGGATTTGCGGTGAAGGGGAAGTGGggggagagagggtgagaaagCAGTCCATCAGCGgcgtgtgtgttaatgtgtgtgtatggtgggAAGAATACAAAGCACACTGCATTGTGGCACAAAGTGCTCCCCACAAGCAACAAATTTGCCTTTGGTGACAATTTGTGCATGTTGCACAACAAGTCCAAAAGTCAAAACAGCACACTGGTTGAGTATTGAAAGGCTTATTCTGAAGAGGAAGCAAAAACATGTATTCTGATCCAAATTGCtatatttttttcctaaaacaaagacaagtgGCTTCAAGTGATAACTGCTTTCAGAATACTTATCTAATTATTTTGTTCACACTTACTGAACAAGCCTGAAACATTAGTGCACACTCATCCTCCCCTATCATCTGTGTAGCAAATCTTCTATCCACTAGAGGGTGTAATCGAGCTTGTAATTACTGTCAAAAAGATTTGAGGGCTGGTTGCAGTTACACCCTTTCTGAGTGCCAATTATCTCAACAGTATATTAACCCAAACCaacaaaataatgataatatcaTCAGGAAGGATGAATAAAGGGACATAATGCTCCACTAATATGTCATGTACACTGGCATAGCATATTCTCtgtgagagagaatgtgtgtgtgtgtgtgtgtgtgtgtgtgtgtgtgtgtttgtgtgtatttaggtCTGTATAAAGGCGAGACCTCTCCTACCTCCTCCAGCTGACTGTGGACGTGCTGCACGATCAAATCGATGGCCACCATGTTGCCCCCACCTGATGGCaggacaaacagaaacacaaagtggCATTATGTCTACAAAATCCTAGTAGTAGTTAAGTATGGTAATATTGACCCTATTAACATATGGATGTGGAGAACGCACGCACCACGTGGGACCACAATATCAGCCAGGCGCATGGTGGGTTCAATGTACTGCTCAAACGCTGGCTTGACGAATTTGTTGTACTGTTTGATGACACCCTCAATGTCTCGGCCCCTCTCTGTAATGTCCCTCCGCAATCGACGCACCAGCCGGATGTCGGAGTCTGTGTCGACAAAAATCTTCATGTCCAGCAACTGACAGGAGAACATGAAACATTACAAATGTTAAGCTGAACATTAAGCTTTGTATAACTTTTGGCACAAACATTATATGAAAAAAATGGCATGCTAGAAGTACCTTCttactatacatatatactatatttattttagcttctcactatatatattttttaaatatatatattagctTCTtactatatacattttttagctTGTGGTTTTTCAGGTCGGACCATAGGAGCATAATTTGGCCTACAGTTGTGTCATGATATATAAATTATGTcaagacatttgttttaaagttgAAGGTTACGGTGCTTAaaattaatgtttcattttcatgACAACCAGtgtgctttgaaaaaaatgggTGATAAGTCTGATATTGGTGaacagggtttttcctgcatagaggaaTCTTTGGCACAAAAAGTGCCagaaaggaaaatcaccaggcCCAAAATGATAAGAAGTGCAAATAAAAATAGCTATTTAAATCCAAACAACGTTgaacaaagcaaaaataaacttGAATATGAGCCCTAatctctgttttgtttccagaGTCACGCTGTCCTGcgatttattttaatattaatataattttaactAGTTTTGATAATTTGAGTTTCATTTATTCAGACATAGTAGACAGTttggttttaaattttttttgaaataccaGGAAAATGCATAGATTACTATAAAATAAGGTAACACTCATTGCCTTGTCCTGTATGCGGACCGGTCATGCTAACTGTTATGTGCGTTGTCCCCCATAAGCCTATTCTGAGCCAGGAAAAACCCTGGTGAATACAAAAATGAACCCTGATAAGGACAATTTAGCTGTTAAAACactgctttcaaaataaattgtcACGTTGGAGCTGCAAGTGTGCAGTGACTCTTGAATAATCTTTATAAtgtaatctgtttatttttgtcagcCAGCAGCCATCAGGTATGTGTTTCACTTACTTCTGTTGATTAAGTATGATTGAAGGGccaatgtgttttaattacaTAAACCGCAGCTATATTCCTAAAGTTCATCAAGTACAGTACTGTGTGTTATTAAACAGATTTGACTTCTAGACTTGTAGttgtaaaaacagcattttgttttccaacTCATTATAGTTCAATGCTTTATAATCACATTCTTTATCAATAAATCTTTAACAACACCTGAAAACAATTACTTAGTATTACTAGTATTAGTCTGTGTATGAAAATACCTGTCAATCAATTTGGAGCTAATAGGTAAGTTGAGGATAAAGAAGTGAATAATAAACTTGTCATTGCCTTGTGATAGACAAAGTATTTTTCTTCACTTCAAACAGATCTAGCATTGCTGTGCTGCAATTTCTTGGCACTTATCAGCCAACATAACTGCAGATGCATCCAGATATATCTGTGATATCGGCTAATATTTCAGTTCTAAtccaataatttaaatatacaatTGAAAAACGTTCCCTCCCATATTatgcagaagaaaaacaagtttgaccacatgcacagataaaaataaatgtgacaatAGCACATTCAAATGACCGGCTGAACAAGTTAGTGGACAATAACCTTATCCTACCTGCAAGAGCTTTTTATCTGCAAAGGCCATGATTCCCTCAAAGATGATAACACTGGCACCATATACGGTTTTCTGTGGACACATGCGCATGTATTACAGTACAATGTCCATTGTCCATACACAGTAAATGGACATACAGACAGCATAAGTGATTGCAACAATTATCATGCTCAATCCTAATTTGACAGGCGCTAACTGTAgttaaagagatattttgctgatttaaaacCCAGCTCTGTCATTGCCCGCGGAACAGAGAAGTGGAGGTCTGCTAAGATTTGCCTTTCACATTCATCGGGTGGATCTCAGCAAACCTCCGCTGCTTCTCTCCTTCGTGCGCTCACACCACGCAAGGAAGCCAAACATTGTTCATTTGCACACATTGGacacacaaagatgacaaagagctggtttaaaatagacaaagtatccctttaatgGATATAAAAGTATAAACACAAGAAATCAcaattactttactttacaataccttatgatgccactttacttcagtctaccttctgcacattgtctattgtttgcttgtttttcttgtgtgtttacttgtttgtttgttttgctttcattgtaaaaaaaggttctgtcacaagggaatttccccgctgtgtgatgaataaagtatcatctaatctaatctaatctaatggcTTGTCAGTAatagggttgcacaatattgacaaaatgtgatattgcgatattgattatgaatattgTGTCAGTATTaattttggtattttaaaacatgtgttATCATAGCGCTCGCTTGATCATAataaattcataacaaattaaactgtttttcttacaacacaaggtttatttcaactgtgATAATGGACTGGTACAacatggataaataaataaggaccatgtctacagaacaggacatgttctactggttggacagtataaaatatataaataaggaccatgtctacagaacaggacatgttctACTGGTtggactgtataaaatatataaataaggaccatgtctacagaacaggacatgttctACTGGTtggactgtataaaatatataaagagaacaggataaaacttttcttttccttctttgacttgttttgttgtctctatCAATTATTTCACTTACACTGTCACCCTatcaaaatatgcacacacgtgGTATGCTCCATAGGGTTTGTCACATAGTGGACCCGTGCGCTGACGTGCACTAACATGTGCAAGTGGTTGTATATAAATATTGCACATATTGTGACACTTTCAATATTTTGCAATAACAATACTGAATCAATATATCTTGCACCCCTAGATACAATATTGTAAATCGTGATATTGCGATTACCATATTGAGTTGCTGTATCTTGCACCATTAGTCAGTAACAATCTGAAGTAGCACATTTGCGATGTGACTCTGAACCTCTGGCAAGAGAGATTAAAAACCTCTTAGGTAAAAGAGCAACTGAGATTATATGGCAAACTCACTCATAAACTCCCCAAAGTGCATTGCaatgtgtttgggtgtgtgctTTCATCCTTACCCACTCCTTCTGTCTCCCATGAGTTGTAAAGTCATAGACAGGGATTTTTACGCTCTTGCCCTGTTTGAGTTTGTGCAGGGTGTGTGTCAACAAATCAAAGTCAAAGGCATCAGGGTGGTCAAAGTTATAGTCATTACTGGCGGCCCGCGTCTGCTGTTCCGGGGACAGGACCTGAGGAGAGCAACAATGCTAGAATTACTTAACAGCAAACTTGCCATAACAataatgctttcaaaaatgacaaaaaatgacttCCTGATCAAAATACTTGCTCTGTCTCACACGTTCTGGCTTTTGCTAAGACACAAAAAGTGTTTGCATATCATTaataaaaaggcatacaaattAAACAGGCACACATGCTCAAATAAAGGTTTGCCGCATAATTTACATAAGCTTATGCAAAAACACTTAGACACAGATCACAGTTCAAGAGCAGTTGAAGTTGGGGGACCTAAATTTAGGAGAACATCATGCGACACTGTGACGTCTGTACCAGgtggtgtgtgtgcttgtgtgtgtacgCCCTCAGGGTGGTTGAGCGTTGAAAGACCAGAACTGGTATTTGGCAGTTTTAGAACAGCCACACTCCCTTTTCAAGTAAACTGCTTACACACTAAATATGATAAACCAGTGTTACAGGCTTTCTGTAGGCAGTGAGCAAACATGAGAAAACCTCGAAAATTTGGAAAGACACAAATTCTAGAACAAATTTTTTGGTTGCCGACCTCAGGTATTGGAGTGTGCAAACTAGCCCTTGCAGAGGGCTAAAGTACTACTGGCCAGTGGTAAATCCCTCCTACTCTGCACAGCCTGAACCGCTGCTGTCAGATTGTGACAGGATTACATAACCGGAGAGTGGGTGGAGATATTGAGGGGCAAGACTGATGGCTCTTGCTTATTTGCTCTCCaccactctttttctctccccaaTTTGCTCACCACTGCGCTTCTCTTTTAACTCATCCGCCCTGtaatattttatcctttatggCTCCTTATTCTCATTACCCCTCTGGGAAGCTAAGGCAATCCTATTCTGTCTTACTCGCAGTCAcattctttccttccttcttgcTGCTGAAGGGTTAGAAGCCATTCAAGACTAGTGATTTATTGTACTTATCTAATGATCTCAAGAATATGAAAGCATTTGGATTGATgtgaaaacatgaacaaacatttaaaaattcaGGTAAGCTAAATTTTAAGTAATATACATCCAGGATCTTAACCTCACATTACAACATTCATAAACAGGTGCGTGGCTGCATGCAAATAGACACTCACTACACAAACTACACATACTGCACAATGTGCACACCTTGTAAAACGAGTCCATTGAAAGTAGTACAACCCATGGAACATCTAGATCTTCAATAATTTTCCTGGCTACGGTTGTCTTTCCTGAAGCACTGCCGCCACACAGACCTGTAACAGAATATTGACACAGCCTTTAGGTAAACTTGCATACACATAACTGTACACATAACTGCAAAAGAAATTTACCTTAAATACCTTTGCCTGGTGGGAATGTAGTATACTAGTGCTAGCTTGACAGGGCAGCCAATTGCTTGCACATTGACGTTGCTTTAGGCTATTACTTGCATGTAGAGAGGCAGGCAGAAACAGTGCTTCAAAGTAAACACGCCTAATAATTGCTTTCAGAAAAGCAGAGCCACATCTCCCTCAGTTGAAATGCCAATAACGACTCTAAATGAGCTTGTCAATACACATTAGCAGTAAATTTAGTGACTGTTTATTTCTGCAAAGGGCATCTCTAATCTGCTTATACAGGgtatataaatattaattaaattaaataaatattcctGTGTCAAATGTGTAATAGTAAGGTCCTGATATCGGCATTATGTGTTTAGATGTCATGATGACACTGCAAATTAATGTTAGAATATACTCAAAATGATACAtggatttgaaagaaaaaaaacaccagtgtTTTGACATTGTGGCAGGCATCTCTTTAAGTATCCTACCAATGACGAAGGCATCTTTGGACTGTGCTCCATGTTCGTTGTACCAGGGTGGGCGGCCAGCGGTGTAGATGGTTCGTTTGGAGGTGCGTAGGAGAGGAGGCTCAGACTTGCACTGACTGGTAGTCcttttcctgggtgaaagtcctgtgctTACCGACGGGAGAAGCCGGTCCAGTGATCCCTCCCCACCCCCACTGtaaagcaacaaacacacaacaaagcaTGCTATCACTTATCATTTATGGGACTGAACAAATTCCTGGTTTTGCTTAGCACTGTATATATATCCCTTTAAAAACGGAGCAATTTCTTGTTACcatcattttaaacaattacaTCTGTAGTAGTGCTATACACTGCAATTAAATGTCTTGTGGCCACAGTATGACAGGGATTTTTATTCAAAGGTGCTCTTAGTGATGTTACGCGTGTTTTAGTcaacaacatttgttttcacatacagcaaacatctccttactatcCCCAAGCTGCCTGTCGCCAGCACATACTGTAGAAAAAACGCGGtttctgtagacagcccagggtctacaaacggcaacgaAAAAACTAACTCTGCCCACACAAACAGCGTTCCAGACAATAACCGACAAAAAGGATTTGGGGTTTGGGTTGGGGGGTTAGTTcacggaagcacagaagggaggggacgggatgaggaggaacAAACGGCGAGTtagtctcattttgtttgacaatactttgaacgtcaacaagaagtaacgtcaatcaacattgcttagagcacctttcaCTTATGGTAGTAAACTACACGCTAAAACATACGATAGTACAACCACTGCTCATTAGTACCAACAAGAAAGTCATGCTGACACAAATGCAATTTATCTTTAATGAATGAAAAGCTCCTTCCTGTTCCTCTCCAgtgataaaacaaacacaacgaCAGACAAATAGCCAGTTTGAGTGTGTCACTGTGGGAACTGTACAACTAGACTTAGACTTCAAAAAGTGACCCAGtaaactgacaataaaaaagacTGAGCTGGTGTTGTGCTGTCGCCTGTCGTGGGTTAATGTTTAGTAGTATCTCTTCAACGGGTGAGCTTTGTCCAATCTTGTACAGTGTAACTGCGGCAAGTATGCTACAGGCCTTGGCTCAGTTGTGCAACTGAATGGTGTGTTCATGCAATACACTGTGGTGGTAAGAGACTAAGATTTTCTGcaataatttgttttgacaGATACCAAGATAAAAAAGGTTCTTTATTCAAAACAGGTATGACACTCTAATGGGAGCCAGGTAGAGTAAATTTGCATGGataattcaaattgaacacGTTGGTCAAACATATCTGCTgcacaacacaataacaatactGATGACTAAATTCCCACTAAGAGAAATGTATGTAATACCTGGTTAAGATGACTTGCATTTCAACACCAAAAAACTGTATCTGCTGCCTTTTGTAAcaatatctggcagaaaaaGTTACTAGAACAAGAGTTTTTACAAGAGGAAAGTGATGAAGAATAAGAGGGTTGAGGGTTGGGACTTCTTAAAATTCAGAGCAgataacaacaacacaaagaactAGTCTAACACTTTGTTGAGTAACCGTCTTCTCAAACTCAACTTCCCTTGGAAAACATGCTTCACCTCTCTTACAAATGTTTAGTCTGTCAAAGTCTGCAACATCTGTGGTGCATTGTctttacaaaaaactaattgGACATCATAAGTAAAACTATCACTTTTAAATAAGGTCATGAATAATACATAGCACACCAAGTGAAAAATCACCAAGAAGCATcaccaaaaacaaatgcaaactaCCTTGGTTGTTTTACAAACACACGTTTCTTAGAGTGATAAGTCTCACCAGGTAACAGTTGCTAACAACACTTACTGTAGTATTTGAGACATCCACACTTCACCTAGTGAGGATTGTAAAAGGCCAGATGCCATAACTTTGTTGTGCTGTGTAAGAGAGGAATCCTGGTAAGCCCTCTGTCTATTTCTCTGTTATTCAGTGTCAAGAGGTCAGATGTGAGCTTGGATGGAGCCAGGAACCAAGCGTCGACTGTGAGAATACATGGACTATGAGGCATAGCCCACTCCACTATCAGTTAAAGCCAAACCAGGGTGCAATAAAAGATTAGTCTAGGTGACTGCTGAGTAATGCCCTTCTGGAGTGGGTACAGCCACAGTACTCATAAACACTCATCTTTGAATACAACATTGTTAAGTAATAAGGCTGTATTCAAGGGGTTGTGGCCAGTGTGGCAATAACAATAGCTAGACAGAATTAAGGTAAATCAAAACAAGAAGAccaaagagcaacaaaaaaataggtagaagaaaaaataaaaataagaaaaaacaaatcaatcaaatcaataagtaaaacaaataaataaaaaaggaagagcaacaaaaaaaagatacacaacATCATATGAGAGCGAGTCTATAAAAATGGGTTCAATAAAACTTTTCCCATTTCATACTCAGACTTAATCCAATAATTGGCCATGTGGTGATTTAACTAGCTGTCAAAATTATTTTAGTaagtttatttatagaaaataaatgttttacaataaaGAATGAATGGAAATAGATGAACAATCACAACTTCCCTGAAAGCATTTAGATGCAGATGTGATGGGAGATTGCACTGTGGTTTTAAATTGACtgaattcctttttttgtggaaTGCTGGGAAACGATGTGTAGGAAGAGCTACTGAATGTAGTGCATGGctacaattaaattaattgggCATGCTTTAAACCCAAAACTGCTTTAATAGTCAACCAATAAGTTTACTATTAAGAGCTACGCTATTAAATTGTGCAAAATTCACAATTCCCATGCTTAACTTCGTTGAAAGGTTTTCAACTCTGCAACCCTAGTAATGGCTTACAATACATGTTGTTCCTTTTCCCTTCAACCTTTGGGACCGCGGGTCTTGATTCAAGATTTAagagattcaagatttcttttattttcatttagcaAAACACAGAACTATGTCAAGCATTGCCAAGCAACGACATTAAGAGCATGGcttctttaaaaacacagataaaaatcGGTGATGAAATAGAGCTctacaataaacaacaaagattGATTAAAGGCAACACATGGCATTCATTTGACAAAACACAACCTTAAATCTACAGAGAATACAACTTCCTAGTTCAgttggggatttaaaaaaaaaaaaaacacaaattaaaaaataatgaaatggttCATGTTAATGAACTGTATACTACTGTTTGCTTCTGACAAACTTCCTCATACACCTAAAATAAAACTTAACCAagtctttactttttcattacaATGTCAGCACAAACGCACTGTTACAGTCACTCGCACGTAATTTGTGTTATCACATGAGATATGCAAACTTTCCCAAAGCATGTCAACAAAAGATGAGGGCTACATCAAAGACTGCAATTGTCTCTCCTGTTTATCCACTTTTTGAAGAAAGAAGCTATGGCGATGGAAACCTCTGTCAGGGTGGAAAAGCAAAACCACCTGAGGACACTAaactacaataaataaataaataaataaaatgcacttaCCTGCCATCAGATCTTAGAGTCCAACAGCCAGATATTCTAGCTCCTGAGTAAGATGGTAGAGAGTTCATAACTATAGAAAAATGAAGGGAGGCTCCCACTGCGTGTACTCCGCAAGTTGTTCTTTAATCCTATATTACTGCCAACAGGTATACTCCGTATATGTATTCACATTCGCGCACAATAAAGCACTTAACAACATTGCCCTCTGGTACAACacatccagagagagagagagagagggtggggaATATAGAGGGGAATCAAATTGGATGAGAAACGAAACTTTAAACATGTGTTTAGCTTTCTGTTTCTTCCAGTGGAgcaatagaaagagagagaaggcacTGCAGCTGGTAGAAAAAACACACTCAGTGTGGAACTACAGCACAGCTTTTCCCTCCTCTTTCACTTGCTCTCTACTCCTCCCCTCAGTCGCCCGACCAACAAATGTAAGAGGATAACCTACCCTACAGATTATGTTCATTAGGTGGTATTAATAGCATCAGGTTAGAACCAGACCTTCCCACtcttggcacacacacacacacacacacacacacacacacaccaagcttTGGCTGTCTCTTTTTGACAGTCAGTTTCACAATATGTGGCTGCAAGTGAAAGAGGGACCAGAAGAAAgcgacagagacacagataaaCAACTGGGAAAAACAACCCTCCCCTCTGTTTCAAGCTGTTGGGGaggtgaagagagggagaaatggagagagagagagaacatgacAGAAGGGAAGGGCAGAAAGGAGGCGATGTGCTTTTTTCCCCTGCAGGGACTTGCCATGTCTCCATGAGCCTTACACCAGAGTCTGGAGACAGCGCACGCacacgcgtacacacacacacacacacacacacacacacacacacacacacacagacacacacatgtcccCTCCCTAACTTTACTCACAGTGAAGGGTTGGGAATAAACAGCATGATGAAACACAACACTACCTGACTGCTATATCAGCTGACAGAGGAACAGCCCATAGGCtttgcacacataaacacacacatgcacacacttacactccTCCAAGGCCACAACCTCCACGGACAAACAAATCATTATTCTCAGAGAATAGAGGAGACGGACTACTTGTTTCCCAGTtcagcaaaaacaaaccaaagaatTGAGCAAGCCACAGCTCAATAACCACATTGCTCAGAGAAGCTACTAGATCAGATTTaaaccaacattaaaatgtttccaaataTTTTGATTTTGGACTTCTGACAAGACCATATTTTGGTTTACTTGCTTAAGACCACAGGGGAGACAGACACACGGGAGTTGAGGGTTTTTATCGATTCTTCACTGAGGTTTTGGGACTGTTGCGGTTACTTGAAACTGCAGTCAGATGACAGCTGCAAAGCAAGAAAGCCACATCGAAACAAGCCTAAACTGGTTGCCATGCCAAACATTCAGCTGTCTCTCTATGGCTACTGAGACATTAAGAACATTCATAGATCCGAGCTTTAATGAAATTCATTGTGTAATTTAAGTGCAGTGAGATAAATATTAGACTATTTAACACAAGCAGTATACAATGTGGAATCAACCCATCTGTCTCTTATAGCtcattttaacatgcataattaaatcattaaataaactgaacatcttaaaaacaattgaaaatgtAAGTCTCATTTTTGAGGTAAAAAAGGTACAAGATATTCCAACAGGATCCAAATTACAAATGCATATACTTATATATTTTAGGAAAGACTTATGTAAGTAGATGGAGGAGAAAATAATTAACCATAACCATGAAGCTAAATCAAAGCTTTGCACTCATTTATATTCTGACTGTCAGAATGGTATTTTTTTAGGCTTGAAGTTGTGGTACTTAAAGCGTTGCATGTAAgttgtgtgcacatttttgcCAATGTCACATCATCAAACTATACACTAGCTTGTGTGTAGACTCACAGCTCGACCTTTATTATCTCTTTGAGTTTGCAGCTATACTAATGTCAACAAATGTACATGTTTAATGTGATCATGTGAGTATAACTTTAATGCTTGTGAAACCGGTTTAGCGAATTAACCACAACAGTAAGAACCCCTCATTGGATGGACCAATGCAGCAACACCCTCTTGTGGCCCAGTAGTAGGGTGGTACCAAGGCTAGTTTTTTACTGTAGGTGGTTACAGAGTTTGGATCTAGCATGGGTCAATATCACAGTATGACATGTTGTTTACTCAGCTTCAGTATTAGCTAGTCACCTGAATCAAATGTTATCCTTTTCTGTAACCTTGTACTTTCCGGGATAGGGGCATCTGTTTGTCACAAATGAGCATTTTACTCATGCTGCAATGCCAGTAGAAAACACCAAGTCATGCTTGTTCCCCTCTGCTCTCAATTAAAGGTGTATTTTACTGATTTATTCAGCTCTGTCTAGCTTGCTACACCCGCGACATGGTACGTTAGCATATTTAGGGTGACGTGTATAGTGTTCATAAATACGCTTGTGATTTCCTGGTTTGAGAAGATGAAAATCAAGTTATCAGGAGGGCACCTCGTGCAAAATAGGATAACTGTTATAACGAAGTAAAGGAGTGGACAAAATGACCGACTAAAAGTAATTGCGTTGATACGACATCTGTAATAAACCTACAATTACACTGTAACTTCCTGGCTGCAATTACAGCGACATGTTGTTTTCTATAAGGTAGCATTGCTGTTCCAGTGACTGTAGGACTGTATCAGGCTCACAGGGTGACAGCTCGTGTTTCCGTAAAGATGCTTAAACCAACTGACAGTGgacattttaagaaaaggtAGGCCGACAATTGTTTTATAGTCAGTGGTTTTCTAAATACACCAAACATTTAAACCGTTTTACCTGTTCGACACAGAGGAAGTTCTCTCTTCATTCTCCATCTTTGAGAGCCTTTCTTCCCT
This window encodes:
- the uckl1b gene encoding uridine-cytidine kinase-like 1 isoform X4 translates to MENEERTSSVSNSGGGEGSLDRLLPSVSTGLSPRKRTTSQCKSEPPLLRTSKRTIYTAGRPPWYNEHGAQSKDAFVIGLCGGSASGKTTVARKIIEDLDVPWVVLLSMDSFYKVLSPEQQTRAASNDYNFDHPDAFDFDLLTHTLHKLKQGKSVKIPVYDFTTHGRQKEWKTVYGASVIIFEGIMAFADKKLLQLLDMKIFVDTDSDIRLVRRLRRDITERGRDIEGVIKQYNKFVKPAFEQYIEPTMRLADIVVPRGGGNMVAIDLIVQHVHSQLEERKLRWDMAALASAHQAQPLPQTLSVLESTPQVRGMHTIIRNKETSRDEFIFYSKRLMRLLIERALSFLPSQVRVVQTPQGEDYEGRTFHGKMITGVSILRAGETMEPALRAVCKDVRIGKILIQTNQDTGEPELHYLRLPKDISEDHVILMDCTVSTGAAAMMAVRVLLDHDVQEDKILLVSLLMAEMGVHSVAYAFPQVKIITTAVDKEVNDLFHIIPGIGNFGDRYFGTDAPPDWSDEEMDEPSY
- the uckl1b gene encoding uridine-cytidine kinase-like 1 isoform X2, whose product is MNSLPSYSGARISGCWTLRSDGSGGGEGSLDRLLPSVSTGLSPRKRTTSQCKSEPPLLRTSKRTIYTAGRPPWYNEHGAQSKDAFVIGLCGGSASGKTTVARKIIEDLDVPWVVLLSMDSFYKVLSPEQQTRAASNDYNFDHPDAFDFDLLTHTLHKLKQGKSVKIPVYDFTTHGRQKEWKTVYGASVIIFEGIMAFADKKLLQLLDMKIFVDTDSDIRLVRRLRRDITERGRDIEGVIKQYNKFVKPAFEQYIEPTMRLADIVVPRGGGNMVAIDLIVQHVHSQLEERELSVRAALASAHQAQPLPQTLSVLESTPQVRGMHTIIRNKETSRDEFIFYSKRLMRLLIERALSFLPSQVRVVQTPQGEDYEGRTFHGKMITGVSILRAGETMEPALRAVCKDVRIGKILIQTNQDTGEPELHYLRLPKDISEDHVILMDCTVSTGAAAMMAVRVLLDHDVQEDKILLVSLLMAEMGVHSVAYAFPQVKIITTAVDKEVNDLFHIIPGIGNFGDRYFGTDAPPDWSDEEMDEPSY
- the uckl1b gene encoding uridine-cytidine kinase-like 1 isoform X3; the protein is MASGLLQSSLGEVWMSQILHGGGEGSLDRLLPSVSTGLSPRKRTTSQCKSEPPLLRTSKRTIYTAGRPPWYNEHGAQSKDAFVIGLCGGSASGKTTVARKIIEDLDVPWVVLLSMDSFYKVLSPEQQTRAASNDYNFDHPDAFDFDLLTHTLHKLKQGKSVKIPVYDFTTHGRQKEWKTVYGASVIIFEGIMAFADKKLLQLLDMKIFVDTDSDIRLVRRLRRDITERGRDIEGVIKQYNKFVKPAFEQYIEPTMRLADIVVPRGGGNMVAIDLIVQHVHSQLEERKLRWDMAALASAHQAQPLPQTLSVLESTPQVRGMHTIIRNKETSRDEFIFYSKRLMRLLIERALSFLPSQVRVVQTPQGEDYEGRTFHGKMITGVSILRAGETMEPALRAVCKDVRIGKILIQTNQDTGEPELHYLRLPKDISEDHVILMDCTVSTGAAAMMAVRVLLDHDVQEDKILLVSLLMAEMGVHSVAYAFPQVKIITTAVDKEVNDLFHIIPGIGNFGDRYFGTDAPPDWSDEEMDEPSY
- the uckl1b gene encoding uridine-cytidine kinase-like 1 isoform X1; the encoded protein is MNSLPSYSGARISGCWTLRSDGSGGGEGSLDRLLPSVSTGLSPRKRTTSQCKSEPPLLRTSKRTIYTAGRPPWYNEHGAQSKDAFVIGLCGGSASGKTTVARKIIEDLDVPWVVLLSMDSFYKVLSPEQQTRAASNDYNFDHPDAFDFDLLTHTLHKLKQGKSVKIPVYDFTTHGRQKEWKTVYGASVIIFEGIMAFADKKLLQLLDMKIFVDTDSDIRLVRRLRRDITERGRDIEGVIKQYNKFVKPAFEQYIEPTMRLADIVVPRGGGNMVAIDLIVQHVHSQLEERKLRWDMAALASAHQAQPLPQTLSVLESTPQVRGMHTIIRNKETSRDEFIFYSKRLMRLLIERALSFLPSQVRVVQTPQGEDYEGRTFHGKMITGVSILRAGETMEPALRAVCKDVRIGKILIQTNQDTGEPELHYLRLPKDISEDHVILMDCTVSTGAAAMMAVRVLLDHDVQEDKILLVSLLMAEMGVHSVAYAFPQVKIITTAVDKEVNDLFHIIPGIGNFGDRYFGTDAPPDWSDEEMDEPSY